One region of Phragmites australis chromosome 18, lpPhrAust1.1, whole genome shotgun sequence genomic DNA includes:
- the LOC133899126 gene encoding auxin-responsive protein IAA25-like isoform X3, translated as MKSSSVAPSLKLKQEQVGDESKLQGSGLNCLELRLGISSDNDSSPWLGVGVDPWSLAARQEKAALEQAHQMPDYECALQRDNRAAAPPQLVGWPPVRAFRKNLVGAKPADAAEDLVKVKHGSDDGLGAGERPPTTMFVKVNLEGCAVGRKVDLQAHRGYGSLSRALQSMFHGFLSDGQWRIAAKDDDDEQQQQLETNKGPKKTFILLYEDSEGDRMLVGDVPWE; from the exons ATGAAGAGTTCTTCAGTTGCACCAAGCCTGAAACTGAAACAGGAGCAGGTAGGTGATGAAAGTAAGCTGCAGGGAAGTGGTCTGAACTGCCTTGAGCTTAGGCTTGGCATCTCTTCAGACAATGACAGTAGTCCATGGCTTGGTGTTGGAGTGGACCCTTGGAGCCTGGCTGCCAGGCAAGAGAAGGCAGCCTTGGAGCAAGCTCACCAGATGCCTGATTATGAGTGTGCTCTCCAAAG AGACAACCGCGCCGCCGCACCACCTCAGCTGGTCGGATGGCCGCCGGTGCGCGCGTTCCGCAAGAACCTGGTAGGAGCGAAGCCTGCAGACGCCGCAGAGGATCTCGTCAAGGTGAAGCATGGCTCCGATGACGGCCTCGGTGCCGGCGAGAGACCGCCGACGACCATGTTCGTGAAGGTGAACCTGGAGGGCTGCGCCGTCGGGAGGAAGGTGGACCTGCAGGCGCACCGCGGGTACGGCTCGCTGTCCCGCGCGCTCCAGAGCATGTTCCATGGCTTCCTCTCAG ATGGTCAGTGGAGGATCGCAGCTAAAGACGATGAcgatgagcagcagcagcagctggagACGAACAAGGGCCCCAAGAAGACGTTCATCTTGCTGTACGAGGACAGCGAGGGCGACCGGATGCTCGTCGGCGACGTTCCATGGGAGTAA
- the LOC133899126 gene encoding auxin-responsive protein IAA25-like isoform X1, translated as MKSSSVAPSLKLKQEQVGDESKLQGSGLNCLELRLGISSDNDSSPWLGVGVDPWSLAARQEKAALEQAHQMPDYECALQRDNRAAAPPQLVGWPPVRAFRKNLVGAKPADAAEDLVKVKHGSDDGLGAGERPPTTMFVKVNLEGCAVGRKVDLQAHRGYGSLSRALQSMFHGFLSDGQWRIAAKDDDDEQQQQLETNKGPKKTFILLYEDSEGDRMLVGDVPWEGSTLHRTDPRAQKEEQQLARCKARRSILPRAIILSS; from the exons ATGAAGAGTTCTTCAGTTGCACCAAGCCTGAAACTGAAACAGGAGCAGGTAGGTGATGAAAGTAAGCTGCAGGGAAGTGGTCTGAACTGCCTTGAGCTTAGGCTTGGCATCTCTTCAGACAATGACAGTAGTCCATGGCTTGGTGTTGGAGTGGACCCTTGGAGCCTGGCTGCCAGGCAAGAGAAGGCAGCCTTGGAGCAAGCTCACCAGATGCCTGATTATGAGTGTGCTCTCCAAAG AGACAACCGCGCCGCCGCACCACCTCAGCTGGTCGGATGGCCGCCGGTGCGCGCGTTCCGCAAGAACCTGGTAGGAGCGAAGCCTGCAGACGCCGCAGAGGATCTCGTCAAGGTGAAGCATGGCTCCGATGACGGCCTCGGTGCCGGCGAGAGACCGCCGACGACCATGTTCGTGAAGGTGAACCTGGAGGGCTGCGCCGTCGGGAGGAAGGTGGACCTGCAGGCGCACCGCGGGTACGGCTCGCTGTCCCGCGCGCTCCAGAGCATGTTCCATGGCTTCCTCTCAG ATGGTCAGTGGAGGATCGCAGCTAAAGACGATGAcgatgagcagcagcagcagctggagACGAACAAGGGCCCCAAGAAGACGTTCATCTTGCTGTACGAGGACAGCGAGGGCGACCGGATGCTCGTCGGCGACGTTCCATGGGA AGGCTCTACATTGCACAGGACCGACCCTAGGGCGcagaaagaagagcagcaacTAGCCAGATGCAAGGCCAGGAGATCTATTCTGCCAAGAGCGATCATATTGTCATCTTAG
- the LOC133899126 gene encoding auxin-responsive protein IAA25-like isoform X2: MKSSSVAPSLKLKQEQVGDESKLQGSGLNCLELRLGISSDNDSSPWLGVGVDPWSLAARQEKAALEQAHQMPDYECALQRDNRAAAPPQLVGWPPVRAFRKNLVGAKPADAAEDLVKVKHGSDDGLGAGERPPTTMFVKVNLEGCAVGRKVDLQAHRGYGSLSRALQSMFHGFLSDGQWRIAAKDDDDEQQQQLETNKGPKKTFILLYEDSEGDRMLVGDVPWELFIASVKRLYIAQDRP; this comes from the exons ATGAAGAGTTCTTCAGTTGCACCAAGCCTGAAACTGAAACAGGAGCAGGTAGGTGATGAAAGTAAGCTGCAGGGAAGTGGTCTGAACTGCCTTGAGCTTAGGCTTGGCATCTCTTCAGACAATGACAGTAGTCCATGGCTTGGTGTTGGAGTGGACCCTTGGAGCCTGGCTGCCAGGCAAGAGAAGGCAGCCTTGGAGCAAGCTCACCAGATGCCTGATTATGAGTGTGCTCTCCAAAG AGACAACCGCGCCGCCGCACCACCTCAGCTGGTCGGATGGCCGCCGGTGCGCGCGTTCCGCAAGAACCTGGTAGGAGCGAAGCCTGCAGACGCCGCAGAGGATCTCGTCAAGGTGAAGCATGGCTCCGATGACGGCCTCGGTGCCGGCGAGAGACCGCCGACGACCATGTTCGTGAAGGTGAACCTGGAGGGCTGCGCCGTCGGGAGGAAGGTGGACCTGCAGGCGCACCGCGGGTACGGCTCGCTGTCCCGCGCGCTCCAGAGCATGTTCCATGGCTTCCTCTCAG ATGGTCAGTGGAGGATCGCAGCTAAAGACGATGAcgatgagcagcagcagcagctggagACGAACAAGGGCCCCAAGAAGACGTTCATCTTGCTGTACGAGGACAGCGAGGGCGACCGGATGCTCGTCGGCGACGTTCCATGGGA GCTGTTCATCGCTTCGGTGAAGAGGCTCTACATTGCACAGGACCGACCCTAG
- the LOC133899054 gene encoding serine/threonine-protein kinase-like protein CCR4 — protein MPMSRHAHASHRPQLFLVTRTSLLFLVVLAGFVLDVSSASRQFSTVAISHAPKATLVCALVLTGDASASGSNSKLHCTSLPDGGQFVYPSADIPYNAIAAGTDFLCGLMAPIGGHAAMRWWSFSEEAAANRSRPVGRRLYWGPSLRALSAGGPHACGLSDAHDPTCWEWPNLKLPKGLDFSRIALGQDFLCGIVSGNDTAMHCFGSMKAPSLLPTPAAFKTVAAGNRHACAVDEEGGFACWGDGVPVVPASELPDDMWAMALGHNTTCILDSNGIVRCWGGVPVPEQYKHTAFVAIEADGDAVCGILMSNYSVACWGRSDHFDSGHIIYNGTMPGACSPKRSCPCDIIPGSGALCGNGGGEGGIELAVCNPCTLPLNASRIVIANGMNEKAAASDGDGGGMRKTLVVAFSVAGVGAAVLAAVGTAFYLVVFRKWDKKVHVTVRLGESSSRRLCRDAENMVMPAPQVSPLRPARALGCEEFTLRDLSRMTNGFAEERKIGKGSFGSVYRAKLPDGRDVAIKRAERGSGRRRRRIDAERAFRAELRLLSRVNHRNLVQLLGFCEERGERILLFEFMPHGALHDHLHGSRAGAGYSPLFASWEARLRVALDAARGIEYLHCYAVPPIIHRDVKPSNILLDGEWTAKVSDFGLSLASGGGAAQAACSTSATAGTVGYMDPEYYRLQELTERSDVYSFGVVLLEVVTGRKAIHRTSEDGSGSPRNVIEFAVPAVETGNITNILDGRVPPPRGHEVEAVARVAKIASECVRPRGRARPIMSEVVAELEWAVTLCEESVTAANAGQHSSRHGGSDMSRSHSRSESDDPSPFHTRELGFGFGFGPGRAATHGRSHSTM, from the coding sequence ATGCCAATGTCTCGCCATGCCCATGCCAGCCACCGTCCTCAGCTCTTCCTTGTGACAAGAACGAGCCTTCTCTtcctcgtcgtcctcgccgGCTTCGTCCTCGACGTGTCCTCTGCATCGCGGCAGTTCTCCACGGTGGCCATCTCCCATGCGCCGAAAGCCACCCTCGTCTGCGCGCTCGTCCTCACCGGCGATGCGTCCGCCTCCGGCTCCAATTCCAAGCTGCACTGCACTTCGTTGCCCGACGGAGGGCAATTCGTCTACCCTTCCGCCGACATCCCCTACAACGCAATCGCCGCCGGTACCGACTTCCTCTGCGGACTCATGGCCCCCATCGGTGGACACGCCGCCATGCGCTGGTGGTCCTTCTCCGAGGAGGCCGCTGCGAACAGGTCCCGCCCCGTCGGCCGCCGCCTCTACTGGGGCCCTTCCCTCCGCGCGCTCTCCGCTGGCGGCCCCCACGCCTGCGGCCTCTCCGACGCTCACGACCCCACCTGCTGGGAGTGGCCGAACCTCAAGCTCCCCAAAGGTCTCGACTTTTCCCGCATCGCGCTCGGCCAAGACTTCCTCTGCGGCATCGTCTCCGGCAACGACACCGCCATGCACTGCTTCGGCAGCATGAAGGCGCCGTCACTGCTGCCGACGCCGGCGGCCTTCAAGACAGTTGCCGCAGGCAACCGGCACGCGTGCGCGGTGGACGAGGAGGGCGGCTTCGCCTGTTGGGGCGACGGCGTcccggtggtgccggcctccgAGCTACCGGACGACATGTGGGCCATGGCGCTCGGCCACAACACTACGTGCATCCTCGACAGCAACGGCATCGTGCGGTGCTGGGGCGGCGTGCCGGTGCCGGAGCAGTACAAGCACACGGCCTTCGTGGCCATCGAGGCCGACGGCGACGCCGTCTGCGGCATCTTGATGAGCAACTACTCCGTCGCGTGCTGGGGGAGGAGCGATCACTTCGACAGCGGCCACATCATCTACAACGGCACCATGCCCGGCGCCTGCTCGCCCAAACGGAGCTGCCCCTGCGACATCATCCCGGGATCAGGGGCGCTCtgcggcaacggcggcggcgagggcggcatCGAGCTCGCCGTGTGCAACCCTTGCACGCTGCCGCTGAACGCGTCCAGGATCGTCATCGCCAACGGGATGAacgagaaggcggcggcgtCCGACGGCGACGGTGGCGGTATGAGGAAGACCTTGGTGGTCGCGTTCAGCGTGGCCGGCGTCGGTGCCGCAGTGCTCGCGGCGGTGGGGACGGCGTTTTACCTCGTGGTGTTCAGGAAGTGGGACAAGAAGGTGCACGTCACCGTGCGGCTCGGCGAGTCCTCGTCGCGGCGGCTGTGCCGTGATGCGGAGAACATGGTCATGCCGGCGCCGCAGGTCTCGCCGCTGCGGCCCGCGCGGGCCCTCGGGTGCGAGGAGTTCACACTCAGGGATCTGTCGCGCATGACCAACGGCTTCGCGGAAGAGAGGAAGATCGGGAAAGGCAGCTTCGGGTCGGTGTACCGCGCGAAGCTCCCCGACGGACGCGACGTCGCCATCAAGCGGGCTGAGCGCGGAAGCGGGCGCAGGCGGCGGCGCATCGACGCGGAGCGCGCGTTCCGGGCGGAGCTGCGGCTGCTGTCGCGCGTGAACCACCGCAACTTGGTGCAGCTCCTCGGCTTCTGCGAGGAGCGCGGCGAGCGCATCCTCTTGTTCGAGTTCATGCCCCACGGCGCGCTCCACGATCACCTCCACGGCAGCCGCGCCGGCGCTGGCTACTCCCCGCTGTTCGCGTCGTGGGAGGCGCGGCTCCGCGTGGCGCTGGACGCGGCTCGCGGCATAGAGTACCTGCATTGCTACGCCGTGCCGCCCATCATCCACCGCGACGTGAAGCCGTCCAACATCCTCCTCGACGGCGAGTGGACGGCCAAGGTCTCCGACTTCGGCCTGTCGCtcgccagcggcggcggcgcggcgcaggcTGCCTGCTCGACGTCGGCCACGGCCGGCACAGTCGGGTACATGGACCCGGAGTACTACAGGCTGCAGGAGCTCACCGAGAGGagcgacgtgtacagcttcggcgtCGTGCTGCTGGAGGTGGTCACCGGCCGGAAGGCCATCCACCGGACGAGCGAGGACGGCAGCGGATCGCCCCGGAACGTCATCGAATTCGCTGTGCCGGCCGTCGAGACGGgcaacatcaccaacatcctcGACGGCCGCGTACCCCCGCCGCGCGGCCACGAGGTCGAGGCGGTGGCGCGCGTCGCCAAGATCGCCTCCGAGTGCGTCCGGCCGCGCGGGCGCGCCCGGCCGATCATGTCCGAGGTCGTGGCCGAGCTCGAGTGGGCTGTCACGCTCTGCGAGGAGTCCGTGACCGCCGCCAACGCCGGGCAGCACAGCTCCCGGCACGGCGGCTCCGACATGTCGCGCTCGCACTCACGCTCCGAGTCCGACGACCCGAGCCCGTTCCACACCCGCGAGCTTGGGTTTGGGTTTGGGtttgggccgggccgggccgcaACGCATGGCAGGTCTCACTCAACAAtgtaa